A single region of the Streptomyces sp. AM 4-1-1 genome encodes:
- the cydB gene encoding cytochrome d ubiquinol oxidase subunit II, translating to MELHDVWFVLIAVLWIGYFFLEGFDFGIGVLTKLLARDRKERRVLINTIGPVWDGNEVWLLSAGGATFAAFPEWYATLFSGFYLPLLIILLCLIVRGVAFEYRAKRPEEKWQTNWEHAIFWTSLVPAVLWGVAFGNIVRGVKIDGNMEYTGNFWDLLNPYAILGGLVTLFLFTFHGAVFAALKTAGDIRVRARKLALRLGLVTAVLALGFLIWTQLDKGDGTSLIAMVVAALALVAAIGTIAAGREGWSFAFSGVTIAAAVAMLFLTLFPNVMPSSLNDAWNLTVTNASSSPYTLKIMTWCAGTATPLVLLYQGWTYWVFRKRIGTQHIADAH from the coding sequence ATGGAACTCCACGACGTCTGGTTCGTACTCATCGCCGTCCTCTGGATCGGCTACTTCTTCCTGGAGGGATTCGACTTCGGAATCGGTGTCCTCACCAAGCTGCTGGCCCGCGACCGCAAGGAACGGCGGGTCCTGATCAACACCATCGGACCCGTCTGGGACGGCAACGAGGTGTGGCTGCTCAGCGCGGGCGGCGCCACCTTCGCGGCGTTCCCCGAGTGGTACGCGACGCTGTTCTCCGGCTTCTATCTGCCGTTGCTGATCATCCTGCTCTGTCTGATCGTGCGGGGTGTCGCCTTCGAGTACCGGGCGAAGCGGCCCGAGGAGAAGTGGCAGACCAACTGGGAGCACGCGATCTTCTGGACCTCGCTGGTGCCGGCCGTGCTGTGGGGCGTGGCCTTCGGGAACATCGTGCGCGGCGTGAAGATCGACGGGAACATGGAGTACACAGGCAACTTCTGGGACCTCCTCAACCCGTACGCGATCCTCGGCGGTCTCGTCACACTGTTCCTCTTCACCTTCCACGGAGCGGTGTTCGCTGCCCTCAAGACGGCCGGTGACATCCGGGTACGAGCGCGGAAGCTGGCGCTGAGGCTCGGCCTGGTCACCGCGGTGCTCGCACTCGGGTTCCTGATCTGGACGCAGCTCGACAAGGGCGACGGCACGAGCCTGATCGCGATGGTCGTCGCCGCGCTGGCGCTGGTCGCGGCGATCGGCACCATCGCCGCCGGACGCGAGGGATGGTCGTTCGCCTTCTCGGGGGTGACCATCGCGGCGGCGGTCGCCATGCTCTTCCTGACCCTCTTCCCGAACGTCATGCCCTCCTCGCTGAACGACGCCTGGAACCTCACGGTCACCAACGCCTCGTCCAGCCCGTACACGCTGAAGATCATGACCTGGTGCGCGGGGACAGCCACGCCCCTGGTGCTGCTGTACCAGGGGTGGACGTACTGGGTGTTCCGCAAGCGGATCGGTACGCAGCACATAGCCGACGCGCACTGA
- a CDS encoding cytochrome ubiquinol oxidase subunit I, producing the protein MDLALAPETLARWQFGITTVYHFLFVPLTISLAALTAGLETAWVRTNNEKYLRATKFWGKLFLINIAMGVVTGIVQEFQFGMNWSDYSRFVGDIFGAPLAFEALIAFFFESTFIGLWIFGWDKLPKKIHLACIWMVSLGTVLSAYFILAANSWMQHPVGYRINEERGRAELTDFWRVLTQNTALAQFFHTITAAFLVGGAFMVGIAAFHLARKKHIPVMRTSLRLGLITVVIAGMFTAISGDQLGKVMFKQQPMKMAAAEALWEGEHGAPFSIFAYGDVSKGHNSVEISVPGMLSFLADDNFHSYVPGINDTNKAEQEKFGPGDYRPNIPVAFWGFRWMIGFGMASFAIGLLGLWLTRKKFLLPQHLRTGEDEVPRLVLFRNKTLSPKFTKLYWIVALWTLLFPLIANSWGWIFTEMGRQPWVVYGVLRTRDAVSPGVSQGEVLTSMIVFTLLYAVLAVIEVKLLVKYVKAGPPELTESDLNPPTKIGGDDHDDADRPMAFSY; encoded by the coding sequence GTGGACCTGGCTCTGGCGCCGGAGACCCTGGCGCGATGGCAGTTCGGTATTACGACCGTCTACCACTTCCTCTTCGTCCCCCTGACGATCTCGCTCGCCGCGCTCACCGCGGGGCTGGAGACCGCGTGGGTACGGACGAACAACGAGAAGTACCTCAGGGCGACCAAGTTCTGGGGCAAGCTCTTCCTGATCAACATCGCCATGGGTGTCGTCACGGGCATCGTCCAGGAGTTCCAGTTCGGTATGAACTGGTCCGACTACTCGCGCTTCGTCGGTGACATCTTCGGCGCTCCGCTCGCCTTCGAGGCGCTGATCGCCTTCTTCTTCGAGTCGACCTTCATCGGGCTGTGGATCTTCGGCTGGGACAAGCTGCCGAAGAAGATCCACCTCGCCTGCATATGGATGGTCTCGCTGGGGACCGTGCTCTCCGCGTACTTCATCCTCGCGGCCAACTCCTGGATGCAGCACCCGGTCGGCTACCGGATCAACGAGGAACGCGGCCGGGCCGAGCTGACCGACTTCTGGCGCGTGCTCACCCAGAACACCGCGCTCGCCCAGTTCTTCCACACCATCACGGCAGCGTTCCTCGTCGGCGGCGCCTTCATGGTCGGCATCGCCGCCTTCCACCTGGCGCGCAAGAAGCACATCCCGGTGATGCGCACCTCGTTGCGGCTCGGGCTGATCACTGTCGTGATCGCCGGAATGTTCACCGCCATCAGCGGTGACCAGCTCGGCAAGGTCATGTTCAAGCAGCAGCCGATGAAGATGGCGGCGGCCGAGGCACTGTGGGAGGGCGAGCACGGGGCACCGTTCTCGATCTTCGCGTACGGGGACGTCAGCAAGGGCCACAACTCGGTGGAGATCTCCGTCCCGGGCATGCTGTCCTTCCTGGCCGACGACAACTTCCACTCGTACGTCCCCGGCATCAACGACACCAACAAGGCGGAGCAGGAGAAGTTCGGGCCCGGCGACTACCGGCCCAACATCCCGGTCGCGTTCTGGGGCTTCCGCTGGATGATCGGTTTCGGGATGGCGTCCTTCGCGATCGGTCTGCTCGGACTGTGGCTGACCCGGAAGAAGTTCCTGCTGCCCCAGCACCTGCGGACCGGTGAGGACGAGGTCCCCCGCCTGGTGCTCTTCCGGAACAAGACGCTCAGTCCGAAGTTCACCAAGCTGTACTGGATCGTCGCCCTCTGGACCCTCCTCTTCCCGCTGATCGCCAACTCCTGGGGCTGGATCTTCACGGAGATGGGCCGCCAGCCCTGGGTCGTGTACGGCGTGCTGCGCACCCGGGACGCGGTCTCCCCCGGTGTCTCGCAGGGCGAAGTGCTCACTTCGATGATCGTCTTCACCCTGCTCTACGCGGTGCTCGCCGTGATCGAGGTCAAGTTGCTCGTGAAGTACGTCAAGGCCGGACCACCGGAACTCACGGAGTCCGACCTCAACCCGCCCACCAAGATCGGCGGCGACGATCACGACGACGCCGACCGCCCGATGGCCTTCTCCTACTGA
- the hisC gene encoding histidinol-phosphate transaminase gives MSETSPKLRTELDGIPAYVPGKPAAADGPVAFKMSSNENPYPPLPGVMETALATAARLNRYPDMACTDLANELADRFAVPVPHLAFGTGSVGVAQQLLQITSGPGDEVVYAWRSFEAYPIITQISGARSVQVPLTDGQVHDLDAMADAITDRTRIVFVCNPNNPTGTAVRRAELERFLDRVPRDVLVVLDEAYKEFVRDPEVPDGIEIYRDRPNVAVLRTFSKAYGLAGLRIGFAVAHEPVAAALRKTAVPFGVSQLAQDVAVASLRAEDELFGRVGALVGERERVYRSLVEQGWEVPETQANFVWLRLGDRTVDFAAVCERAGVVVRPFAGDGVRVTIAETEANDLFLKAAEAYRKEL, from the coding sequence GTGAGCGAGACGAGCCCCAAGCTGCGTACCGAGCTGGACGGCATCCCCGCCTATGTGCCGGGGAAGCCGGCGGCTGCCGACGGCCCGGTCGCGTTCAAGATGTCCTCCAACGAGAACCCGTACCCGCCGTTGCCCGGTGTGATGGAGACGGCGCTCGCCACCGCGGCGCGGCTCAACCGCTACCCGGACATGGCGTGCACGGACCTGGCCAACGAGCTGGCCGACCGCTTCGCGGTGCCCGTCCCGCACCTGGCGTTCGGCACCGGTTCCGTGGGCGTGGCGCAGCAGCTGCTCCAGATCACTTCCGGTCCGGGTGACGAGGTCGTCTACGCCTGGCGGTCCTTCGAGGCGTACCCGATCATCACCCAGATCAGCGGCGCGCGGTCGGTGCAGGTGCCGCTCACGGACGGCCAGGTCCACGACCTCGACGCGATGGCGGACGCGATCACCGACCGGACCCGGATCGTCTTCGTCTGCAACCCGAACAACCCGACCGGCACCGCGGTACGGCGGGCCGAGCTGGAGCGCTTCCTGGACCGGGTGCCCCGCGATGTGCTGGTGGTGCTGGACGAGGCGTACAAGGAGTTCGTCCGGGACCCCGAGGTGCCGGACGGCATCGAGATCTACCGGGACCGGCCCAATGTGGCGGTGCTGCGGACGTTCTCCAAGGCGTACGGGCTGGCAGGTCTGCGGATCGGGTTCGCCGTGGCCCATGAGCCGGTGGCCGCCGCGCTGCGCAAGACCGCGGTTCCGTTCGGGGTGAGTCAGCTCGCCCAGGACGTCGCGGTCGCCTCGCTGCGGGCCGAGGACGAACTCTTCGGTCGGGTCGGCGCACTGGTCGGCGAACGCGAGCGGGTGTACAGGTCGCTGGTGGAGCAGGGGTGGGAGGTGCCGGAGACCCAGGCGAACTTCGTCTGGCTCCGGCTCGGGGACCGCACGGTCGACTTCGCGGCGGTCTGTGAGCGGGCCGGCGTGGTGGTGCGGCCGTTCGCGGGTGACGGCGTGCGCGTGACGATCGCGGAGACCGAGGCGAACGACCTGTTCCTGAAGGCCGCGGAGGCGTACCGCAAGGAGCTGTAG
- a CDS encoding LacI family DNA-binding transcriptional regulator: protein MTAAGKHQVSRTETPRRNGRPGRAGIRDVAAAAGVSITTVSDALNGKGRLPDATRRHVREVAERLGYRPSAAARTLRTGKSGLIGLTVTTYGDEPFTFTEFAYFAEMARAATSAALARGYALVILPATSRHSTVDVWSNVALDGTVVIDPSDHDPVVIELVRQGLPVVSDGRPAGSLPVTAWVDNDHRAAVLGLLDHLAAAGARRIGLLTGNTTDTYTRLSTSAYLHWCERVGQDPVYECYPAHDPCAGAVAADRLLARPDRPDAVYGLFDPNGTDLLAAARRYGLRVPEDLLLVCCSESTVYASTEPPITTLSLKPRRIGTAVVQLLIDAIEGVHQDGPVEQVIPTELIIRTSSQRRPPRTTVSPPRSPAGD, encoded by the coding sequence ATGACAGCAGCAGGGAAGCACCAGGTGAGCCGGACGGAGACACCCCGGCGCAATGGCCGGCCAGGGCGAGCAGGCATCCGGGATGTCGCCGCCGCGGCAGGAGTCTCCATCACGACCGTCTCCGACGCGCTCAACGGCAAGGGCAGGCTCCCGGACGCCACCCGCCGACATGTCCGCGAGGTCGCCGAGCGCCTGGGCTACCGCCCTTCCGCCGCGGCCCGAACCCTCCGTACCGGCAAGTCCGGCCTGATCGGCCTGACCGTGACGACGTACGGGGATGAACCTTTCACCTTCACCGAATTCGCGTACTTCGCGGAGATGGCAAGAGCCGCCACCTCCGCCGCGCTCGCGCGTGGGTACGCCCTCGTCATCCTGCCCGCCACCTCACGTCACAGCACTGTCGACGTCTGGTCGAACGTCGCGCTCGACGGCACCGTCGTCATCGACCCCTCCGACCATGACCCGGTCGTCATCGAACTCGTACGCCAGGGCCTTCCCGTCGTCTCGGACGGCCGCCCGGCCGGGAGCCTCCCGGTCACCGCATGGGTCGACAACGACCACCGGGCCGCCGTGCTCGGACTCCTCGACCATCTGGCCGCCGCCGGAGCACGCCGCATCGGCCTGCTCACCGGCAACACCACGGACACGTACACCCGCCTCTCCACCAGCGCCTATCTGCACTGGTGCGAACGCGTGGGGCAGGACCCGGTGTACGAGTGCTACCCCGCCCACGACCCCTGTGCGGGCGCGGTCGCGGCCGATCGCCTCCTCGCCCGTCCGGACCGTCCGGACGCCGTGTACGGCCTCTTCGACCCCAACGGCACCGACCTGCTGGCCGCCGCCCGCCGATACGGCCTGCGGGTCCCCGAGGACCTGCTGCTGGTCTGTTGCAGCGAGTCCACGGTGTACGCGAGCACGGAGCCGCCCATCACCACCCTCTCGCTGAAGCCACGCCGGATCGGCACGGCGGTCGTCCAGCTCCTCATCGACGCCATCGAGGGCGTCCATCAGGACGGACCGGTGGAACAGGTGATACCGACCGAGCTCATCATCAGGACCTCTTCGCAGCGCCGTCCACCCCGCACCACGGTCAGCCCCCCGCGTTCCCCTGCCGGGGACTGA
- a CDS encoding metallophosphoesterase, giving the protein MTQGAGQEPVVRTATLRDFRVPPYAQAPVEQAVQAPAPPPPHAVTPLSQVAPLPQVTEMSQLAGMPQGAEMSRPAEMSQISPPPMPPYTSHPGNAVPSDEPPEGYTPTERDLPVINRGDTVRMRVEPGPRPGSGPETGRGPLYVVGDVHGYLDELVAALAEQGIVDAEGNWTAGNTRLWFLGDFTDRGPDGIGVIDLVMRLSAEAAAAGGYCKALMGNHELLLIGAKRFGDTPVNSGAGTATFQAAWLLNGGQKTDMERLQDVHLQWMSRLDAVVEEDGHLLMHSDTTAYLDYGSTIEDVNDTVHAILTRNDPDECWDLFRKLTKRFAFRDEGGAQAVRELMSTYGGRRVVHGHSPIPYLLGEVGSEDGEDSAGPTVDGPHVYADGLAIAMDGGVTMAGKLLVVQLPLHD; this is encoded by the coding sequence ATGACTCAGGGGGCCGGTCAGGAACCCGTGGTGCGGACAGCGACGTTGCGCGATTTCCGCGTTCCGCCGTATGCGCAGGCCCCGGTGGAACAGGCGGTGCAGGCCCCCGCGCCTCCGCCGCCGCACGCGGTCACACCGCTGTCGCAGGTGGCACCCCTGCCGCAGGTGACAGAGATGTCCCAGCTGGCAGGGATGCCGCAGGGGGCAGAGATGTCGAGGCCGGCGGAGATGTCACAGATCTCGCCTCCGCCGATGCCGCCGTACACCTCACACCCGGGCAACGCCGTACCGAGCGACGAGCCACCGGAGGGCTACACCCCCACCGAACGCGATCTCCCGGTCATCAACCGCGGCGACACCGTCCGGATGCGGGTCGAGCCGGGCCCCCGGCCCGGGTCCGGCCCCGAGACGGGGCGCGGACCGCTGTACGTCGTCGGTGACGTGCACGGGTACCTCGACGAGCTCGTCGCCGCTCTCGCCGAACAGGGGATCGTCGACGCCGAGGGCAACTGGACCGCGGGAAACACCCGCCTCTGGTTCCTCGGCGACTTCACCGACCGCGGGCCGGACGGCATCGGCGTCATCGATCTGGTGATGCGGCTGTCCGCGGAGGCCGCCGCGGCCGGGGGCTACTGCAAGGCCCTGATGGGCAACCACGAGCTGCTGCTGATCGGCGCCAAACGTTTCGGCGACACCCCGGTCAACTCAGGGGCGGGCACGGCCACCTTCCAGGCCGCCTGGCTGCTCAACGGAGGCCAGAAGACCGACATGGAGCGGCTGCAGGACGTCCACCTCCAGTGGATGTCCCGGCTGGACGCGGTCGTCGAGGAGGACGGGCATCTGCTGATGCACTCCGACACCACGGCGTACCTCGACTACGGCTCCACCATCGAGGACGTCAACGACACCGTCCACGCCATCCTCACGCGCAACGACCCCGACGAGTGCTGGGACCTCTTCCGCAAGCTCACCAAGCGGTTCGCCTTCCGGGACGAGGGCGGCGCGCAGGCCGTCAGGGAACTGATGTCGACGTACGGCGGCCGACGCGTCGTCCACGGTCACAGCCCCATTCCGTATCTGCTGGGGGAGGTCGGCTCGGAGGACGGCGAGGACAGCGCGGGTCCGACGGTGGACGGTCCGCACGTGTACGCGGACGGACTGGCCATCGCCATGGACGGTGGCGTCACCATGGCCGGAAAGCTGCTGGTCGTTCAGCTCCCCCTGCATGACTGA
- the thiC gene encoding phosphomethylpyrimidine synthase ThiC, whose translation MTTSDARTPASEPNAPSATGDEAGKSIGWHKGYVQGSRPDLQVPVRQVHLTNGKDVTLYDTSGPYTDPAVETDVRRGLSPLREKWIIARGDTEEYAGRPARPEDDGLKHTAPRGGLRNLDAVFPGRPRQPRRSRDGKPVTQLAYARRGEITPEMEYVAIRENVGPEVVREEIAAGRAVLPANVNHPEIEPMIIGKRFLVKVNANIGNSAVTSSIEEEVDKMTWATRWGADTVMDLSTGRNIHTTREWVLRNSPVPIGTVPLYQALEKVDGRAEELTWEIYKDTVIEQAEQGVDYMTVHAGVRLPYVPLTARRKTGIVSRGGSIMAAWCLAHHQESFLYENFEELCEILATYDVTYSLGDGLRPGSIADANDEAQFAELRTLGELNSVAKRFGVQTMIEGPGHVPMHKIKENIDLQQEICEEAPFYTLGPLTTDVAPAYDHITSGIGAAMIAWWGTAMLCYVTPKEHLGLPNRDDVKTGVITYKIAAHAADLAKGHPGAQDWDDALSDARFEFRWEDQFNLALDPDTAREFHDETLPAEPAKTAHFCSMCGPKFCSMKISHDIRREHGGSQAEIEEGMAEKSREFAAAGNRVYLPIAD comes from the coding sequence ATGACCACATCGGACGCACGCACGCCTGCTTCGGAACCGAACGCGCCCAGCGCGACCGGCGACGAGGCCGGGAAGTCCATCGGCTGGCACAAGGGATACGTCCAGGGTTCGCGCCCCGACCTCCAGGTGCCGGTCCGTCAGGTGCACCTCACCAACGGCAAGGACGTGACCCTGTACGACACCTCGGGGCCGTACACCGATCCCGCCGTCGAGACCGACGTCCGCCGGGGGCTCTCGCCGCTGCGGGAGAAATGGATCATCGCCCGGGGGGACACCGAGGAGTACGCGGGCCGGCCCGCGCGGCCCGAGGACGACGGGCTGAAGCACACCGCGCCGCGAGGCGGGCTGCGCAACCTCGACGCGGTCTTCCCCGGCCGCCCCCGTCAGCCCCGGCGCAGCCGGGACGGGAAGCCGGTGACCCAGCTCGCGTACGCCCGCAGGGGCGAGATCACGCCCGAGATGGAGTACGTCGCGATCCGGGAGAACGTCGGGCCCGAGGTCGTACGCGAGGAGATCGCCGCGGGCCGGGCCGTTCTCCCGGCCAACGTCAACCACCCGGAGATCGAGCCGATGATCATCGGGAAGCGGTTCCTGGTGAAGGTCAACGCCAACATCGGCAACTCCGCGGTCACGTCCTCCATCGAGGAGGAGGTGGACAAGATGACCTGGGCCACCCGGTGGGGCGCCGACACGGTCATGGACCTTTCCACCGGGCGCAACATCCACACCACCCGTGAGTGGGTCCTCCGGAACTCCCCCGTGCCCATCGGGACCGTCCCCCTCTACCAGGCCCTCGAAAAGGTCGACGGCAGGGCGGAGGAGCTGACCTGGGAGATCTACAAGGACACGGTCATCGAGCAGGCCGAACAGGGCGTCGACTACATGACGGTGCACGCGGGGGTGCGGCTGCCGTACGTACCGCTGACCGCTCGACGCAAGACCGGCATCGTCTCCCGGGGCGGTTCGATCATGGCCGCGTGGTGCCTGGCGCATCATCAGGAGTCCTTCCTCTACGAGAATTTCGAAGAGTTGTGCGAAATCCTCGCCACGTACGACGTGACGTACTCCCTCGGCGACGGACTGCGCCCCGGCTCGATCGCGGACGCCAACGACGAGGCACAGTTCGCCGAGTTGCGCACCCTCGGTGAGCTCAACAGCGTCGCCAAACGGTTCGGTGTCCAGACGATGATCGAGGGGCCGGGGCACGTCCCGATGCACAAGATCAAGGAGAACATCGACCTCCAGCAGGAGATCTGTGAGGAGGCGCCGTTCTACACGCTCGGCCCGCTGACCACGGATGTCGCCCCGGCGTACGACCACATCACCTCGGGCATCGGCGCGGCGATGATCGCCTGGTGGGGGACGGCGATGCTCTGTTACGTCACTCCCAAGGAACACCTGGGCCTGCCCAACCGGGACGACGTGAAGACCGGCGTCATCACCTACAAGATCGCGGCACACGCGGCGGACCTGGCCAAGGGACACCCTGGCGCGCAGGACTGGGACGACGCGCTGTCGGACGCCAGGTTCGAGTTCCGCTGGGAGGACCAGTTCAATCTGGCGCTCGACCCGGACACGGCAAGGGAGTTCCACGACGAGACGCTGCCGGCCGAACCCGCCAAGACCGCGCACTTCTGCTCGATGTGCGGGCCGAAGTTCTGCTCGATGAAGATCTCCCATGACATCCGCCGGGAGCACGGCGGATCACAGGCGGAGATCGAGGAGGGCATGGCGGAGAAGTCCAGGGAGTTCGCGGCGGCCGGGAACCGGGTGTACCTGCCGATCGCCGACTGA
- a CDS encoding YibE/F family protein, translating into MTSPHTSSDSVPTAPDSTAGRASVAGAGSDAGARSGAGAARRPGRDPAPEPHGHAHSHAHSHGPAAPVSTHLRRVIAAVLIPFAAAVVVGLVALWPGGAPAHERTGVGFDRQTEQAQVVAVERVACEDVNAAQVPPTGDTSTPSGREAVNAASGLCKKATVKVTSGRNKGRTFVEVVQPDSPRQLSQGQGVVVAYAPDAPHDLQYSVTDVDRALPMALLAGVFALAVVVVGRLRGVMALVALAVSFAVLTLFILPAILQGSNPLVVAVVGAGAIMLIALYMCHGVTARTSVAVLGTLISLLLIGLLGSLFIGWAHLSGNTDDNTGLIHGLYPGIDMSGLLLAGVIIGSLGVLDDVTVTQTSAVWELHQANPAMGARKLYRAAIRIGRDHIASVVNTLVLAYAGAALPLLLLFSIAESGVGTVANSELVAEEIVRTLVGSIGLVASVPVTTVLAALVVSADRTGLGAEAGASAPARTGRGRRRKP; encoded by the coding sequence GTGACGTCCCCCCATACCTCTTCCGATTCCGTGCCCACCGCTCCCGATTCCACCGCCGGCCGCGCTTCTGTGGCGGGCGCCGGTTCTGATGCCGGTGCGCGCTCAGGTGCCGGTGCCGCTCGTCGTCCGGGCCGCGATCCGGCACCCGAGCCGCACGGTCACGCACACAGCCACGCGCACAGCCATGGCCCGGCCGCTCCGGTGTCCACGCATCTGCGCAGAGTCATCGCGGCCGTGCTGATCCCGTTCGCCGCCGCCGTGGTGGTCGGCCTGGTGGCGCTCTGGCCGGGCGGCGCCCCGGCGCACGAACGCACCGGGGTCGGCTTCGACCGGCAGACCGAACAGGCCCAGGTGGTGGCCGTCGAACGGGTCGCCTGCGAGGACGTGAACGCCGCCCAGGTGCCTCCGACCGGTGACACCTCGACACCTTCTGGGCGCGAGGCGGTCAACGCGGCGTCGGGCCTGTGCAAGAAGGCCACCGTCAAGGTGACGAGCGGCAGGAACAAGGGCCGCACCTTCGTGGAGGTCGTCCAGCCCGACTCACCGCGTCAACTGAGCCAGGGCCAGGGAGTGGTGGTGGCGTACGCGCCCGACGCGCCCCACGATCTCCAGTACTCCGTGACGGACGTGGACCGGGCGCTCCCGATGGCGCTGCTGGCCGGGGTGTTCGCGCTCGCCGTCGTCGTCGTGGGCAGGCTGCGCGGGGTGATGGCGCTGGTCGCGCTCGCGGTGTCGTTCGCCGTGCTGACCCTGTTCATTCTCCCGGCGATCCTTCAGGGGTCGAACCCCCTGGTCGTCGCGGTCGTCGGGGCCGGAGCCATCATGCTGATCGCCCTCTACATGTGCCACGGGGTGACGGCCCGCACATCCGTCGCCGTGCTCGGCACACTGATCTCCCTGCTGTTGATCGGACTGCTCGGTTCCCTCTTCATCGGCTGGGCGCATCTGAGCGGCAACACCGACGACAACACCGGACTCATCCACGGCCTGTACCCGGGCATCGACATGAGTGGGCTGCTGCTGGCCGGGGTCATCATCGGCTCGCTGGGCGTGCTGGACGACGTGACGGTCACTCAGACGTCGGCGGTCTGGGAGCTGCATCAGGCGAATCCGGCGATGGGCGCGCGGAAGCTCTACCGGGCGGCGATCAGGATCGGCCGCGACCACATCGCCTCGGTCGTCAATACGCTCGTGCTCGCCTATGCGGGCGCCGCGCTTCCACTGCTGTTGTTGTTCTCGATCGCTGAGAGCGGTGTGGGGACAGTGGCCAACAGCGAGTTGGTGGCGGAGGAGATCGTACGGACGCTGGTCGGCTCGATCGGTCTGGTCGCCTCGGTGCCGGTGACGACCGTTCTCGCGGCGCTGGTGGTCTCCGCGGACCGTACAGGGCTCGGCGCGGAAGCAGGAGCTTCGGCACCCGCACGGACCGGAAGAGGCCGACGTCGCAAACCGTGA
- a CDS encoding SsgA family sporulation/cell division regulator yields the protein MRESVQAEVMMSFLVSEELSFRIPVELRYEVSDPYAIRMTFHLPGDAPVTWAFGRELLLDGLNSPSGDGDVHIGPTEPEGLSDVHIRLQVGADRALFRAGTAPLVAFLDRTDKLVPLGQEHTLGDFEGSLEDALGRILAEEQNAG from the coding sequence ATGCGCGAGTCGGTTCAAGCAGAGGTCATGATGAGCTTCCTCGTCTCCGAGGAGCTGTCATTCCGAATCCCGGTGGAGCTCCGGTACGAAGTGAGCGATCCGTACGCGATCCGGATGACCTTCCATCTCCCGGGTGACGCCCCCGTCACCTGGGCTTTCGGTCGTGAGCTGTTGCTCGACGGCCTCAACAGTCCAAGTGGTGACGGCGATGTGCACATCGGGCCCACCGAGCCGGAGGGGCTGTCGGACGTGCACATCAGGCTTCAGGTCGGTGCGGACCGTGCGCTCTTCCGGGCCGGGACCGCTCCTCTTGTGGCATTTCTCGACCGCACGGACAAGTTGGTGCCGCTCGGTCAGGAGCACACGTTGGGTGACTTCGAGGGGAGTCTGGAAGATGCACTGGGGCGCATCCTCGCCGAAGAGCAGAACGCCGGCTGA
- a CDS encoding helix-turn-helix domain-containing protein: MTTASSTTVPTLIGSVQRALRLLEAVGAHRDGAPAKQLAREAGLPLPTAYHLLRTLTHEGYLRREKGVFLFGAATERLGGNRPPHPRRSRIVESLEQWRDAIGAPVYCAVYREGEIELIGVADTPASPAVDEWASFRETGHAHAIGQCLLGQLDEKAREHHLDRYPVRPLTRYSVRDRQSFLERLRSMERMEPVIERQEYALGTVCAAIPITAGSTAAAMAVSLPLEQEERLLPAVEQLRGEVSSLLRSFVFSISI; encoded by the coding sequence TTGACCACGGCATCGAGTACCACTGTCCCGACGTTGATCGGTTCGGTTCAGCGGGCACTGAGACTGCTGGAGGCTGTGGGCGCCCATCGCGACGGAGCGCCCGCGAAGCAACTGGCGAGGGAGGCGGGGCTGCCTCTGCCAACCGCCTACCACCTGTTGCGCACGCTGACCCACGAGGGATATCTCCGCAGGGAGAAGGGCGTCTTCCTGTTCGGCGCCGCGACCGAGCGACTGGGGGGCAACAGGCCCCCGCACCCTCGTCGAAGCAGAATCGTCGAGTCCCTGGAGCAGTGGCGCGACGCCATCGGGGCTCCGGTGTACTGCGCGGTCTACCGCGAGGGCGAGATCGAGCTCATCGGAGTCGCGGACACCCCGGCCTCCCCCGCGGTGGACGAATGGGCCTCGTTCCGCGAGACGGGTCACGCGCACGCAATCGGCCAATGTCTGCTCGGCCAACTCGATGAGAAGGCCCGCGAACACCATCTCGACCGTTACCCGGTGCGACCACTGACGCGTTACTCCGTACGAGACCGTCAGTCATTTCTTGAGCGTTTGAGATCGATGGAACGCATGGAACCTGTCATCGAACGACAGGAATATGCCTTAGGAACTGTCTGCGCCGCCATTCCCATCACGGCGGGCTCAACTGCCGCCGCAATGGCGGTTTCTCTCCCTCTGGAACAAGAGGAACGGTTGCTCCCCGCAGTCGAACAACTACGTGGCGAAGTGTCGAGCCTCTTGCGCTCGTTCGTGTTCTCTATCAGTATCTGA